A single region of the Streptomyces sp. NBC_01262 genome encodes:
- a CDS encoding aminopeptidase P family protein has translation MAEERAPENPEGDEPIKKRKNGLYPAVSDELAEVMKSGWADTELHDLQPVEQAPYAAKRRAALSARFPGERLVIPAGNLKTRANDTEYAFRPSTEYAHLTGDRTQDAVLVLEPRADGGHDATAYLLPRSSRENGEFWLDGQGELWTGRRNSLAEGERLLGLPCRDVRKAADELREKSGAVRVVRGHDAGVEAALHDKVTAERDAELKEFLSELRLVKDDWEVGELQKAVDSTVRGFEDVVRVLDKAEATSERYIEGTFFLRARIEGNDIGYGSICAAGPHATTLHWVRNDGPVRAGELLLLDAGVETHTLYTADVTRTLPINGRFTDIQRKIYDAVHESQQAGIDAVKPGAAYRDFHDAAQRVLAEKLVEWGLLDGPVERVLELALQRRWTLHGTGHMLGLDVHDCAAARTETYVDGTLEPGMVLTVEPGLYFQSDDLTVPEEYRGIGVRIEDDILVTADGNRNLSAGLPRRSEDIEAWMAGLKA, from the coding sequence GTGGCCGAGGAGCGCGCCCCGGAGAACCCGGAGGGCGACGAGCCCATCAAGAAGCGGAAGAACGGCCTCTACCCGGCCGTCTCCGACGAGCTCGCCGAAGTAATGAAGTCGGGCTGGGCCGACACCGAGCTGCACGACCTGCAGCCCGTCGAGCAGGCCCCGTACGCCGCCAAGCGGCGGGCCGCACTGTCCGCGCGCTTCCCGGGGGAGCGGCTGGTCATCCCGGCCGGCAACCTCAAGACGCGCGCCAACGACACCGAGTACGCGTTCCGCCCGTCCACCGAATACGCCCACCTCACCGGCGACCGGACCCAGGACGCCGTCCTGGTCCTGGAGCCGCGGGCCGACGGCGGTCACGACGCCACCGCCTATCTGCTCCCCCGCTCCTCCCGCGAGAACGGCGAGTTCTGGCTCGACGGCCAGGGCGAGCTGTGGACCGGCCGCCGCAACAGCCTCGCCGAGGGCGAGCGGCTCCTCGGGCTGCCCTGCCGCGACGTGCGCAAGGCGGCCGACGAGCTGCGCGAGAAGTCCGGCGCGGTGCGGGTCGTACGCGGCCACGACGCCGGGGTCGAAGCGGCCCTGCACGACAAGGTGACCGCCGAGCGCGACGCCGAGCTGAAGGAGTTCCTCTCCGAGCTGCGCCTGGTCAAGGACGACTGGGAGGTCGGCGAGCTCCAGAAGGCCGTCGACTCCACCGTCCGCGGCTTCGAAGACGTCGTGCGCGTGCTGGACAAGGCCGAGGCCACCTCCGAGCGCTACATCGAGGGCACCTTCTTCCTCCGCGCGCGCATCGAGGGCAACGACATCGGCTACGGCTCCATCTGCGCCGCCGGCCCGCACGCCACCACACTGCACTGGGTGCGCAACGACGGCCCGGTGCGAGCGGGCGAACTGCTGCTCCTGGACGCCGGCGTGGAGACCCACACCCTCTACACCGCGGACGTCACGCGCACGCTGCCCATCAACGGCCGCTTCACCGACATCCAGCGCAAGATCTACGACGCCGTCCACGAGTCCCAGCAGGCCGGCATCGACGCCGTGAAGCCCGGTGCCGCCTACCGCGACTTCCACGACGCCGCCCAGCGCGTACTGGCGGAGAAGCTCGTCGAATGGGGCCTGCTCGACGGCCCCGTCGAGCGCGTCCTCGAACTGGCCCTGCAGCGCCGCTGGACCCTCCACGGCACCGGCCACATGCTCGGCCTCGACGTCCACGACTGCGCCGCCGCGCGCACCGAAACCTACGTCGACGGCACCCTTGAGCCCGGCATGGTGCTCACCGTCGAACCCGGCCTGTACTTCCAGTCCGACGACCTCACCGTCCCGGAGGAGTACCGCGGCATCGGCGTGCGCATCGAGGACGACATCCTCGTGACGGCCGACGGCAACCGGAACCTCAGCGCCGGACTGCCCAGGCGCTCCGAGGACATCGAGGCCTGGATGGCGGGTCTGAAGGCCTGA
- a CDS encoding DUF5926 family protein: protein MAKKRPTKTTKASTPQITDGEIPVVGAREPCPCGSGRRYKACHGREAAHAVTELVRRPFEGLPGECDWVALRELVPAATVELTLKGGLPEGVPSVTLATVLPMAWPGLRRDTGAVLLGLQNDTASGDMSRALADTLTRALSANPGSPVEGTRPAADGPRMQDLLDLDAPFTPVVHTGFEFWLGSAQDAVDATGEVAASLERANAAAIPTVRLTGVDAAYWCETPEKNHLRWVMPHPEEKLLDALARLHAAGESSLGEGTRLVGSFRAHGLVVPVWDLPVGVSADEVEKPAAAFGERLEQALASGEPLTADERRARSGFTNRQITLS, encoded by the coding sequence ATGGCCAAGAAGCGCCCGACGAAGACGACCAAGGCAAGCACCCCGCAGATCACCGACGGGGAGATCCCGGTCGTCGGAGCGCGCGAGCCGTGCCCCTGCGGGTCGGGGCGGCGGTACAAGGCGTGCCACGGCCGGGAGGCGGCGCACGCGGTGACGGAGCTGGTGCGGCGGCCGTTCGAGGGGCTGCCGGGCGAGTGCGACTGGGTGGCGCTGCGCGAGCTGGTGCCGGCCGCGACCGTCGAACTCACCCTGAAAGGTGGCCTGCCGGAGGGAGTTCCCTCCGTGACGCTGGCCACCGTGCTGCCGATGGCCTGGCCGGGGCTGCGCCGTGACACCGGCGCGGTGCTGCTCGGGCTGCAGAACGACACGGCGTCGGGCGACATGAGCCGGGCGCTGGCCGACACCCTCACCCGTGCGCTTTCCGCCAACCCCGGATCGCCGGTGGAGGGCACCCGCCCGGCTGCGGACGGGCCGCGGATGCAGGATCTCCTGGACCTGGACGCGCCGTTCACGCCCGTCGTGCACACCGGCTTCGAGTTCTGGCTGGGCAGCGCGCAGGACGCGGTGGACGCCACCGGCGAGGTCGCCGCGTCCCTGGAGCGGGCGAACGCGGCCGCGATCCCGACCGTACGGCTGACCGGCGTCGACGCCGCGTACTGGTGCGAGACGCCGGAGAAGAACCACCTGCGCTGGGTCATGCCGCACCCCGAGGAGAAGCTGCTCGACGCGCTGGCCCGGCTGCACGCCGCAGGGGAGTCCTCGCTGGGCGAAGGCACCCGCCTGGTGGGCTCGTTCAGGGCGCACGGGCTGGTCGTCCCGGTCTGGGACCTGCCGGTCGGGGTGTCCGCGGACGAGGTGGAGAAGCCGGCCGCCGCGTTCGGCGAGCGGCTGGAGCAGGCGCTGGCCTCCGGGGAACCGCTGACGGCCGACGAGCGGCGGGCGCGCAGCGGCTTCACCAACCGCCAGATCACACTCAGCTGA
- a CDS encoding helix-turn-helix transcriptional regulator: protein MARPLKLREVLEEIEMSRAAFYRMRARGKAPKLHKLPNGQLRVRRADLDAWWDRCEEAA from the coding sequence ATGGCCCGCCCGCTCAAACTCCGTGAAGTCCTCGAAGAGATCGAAATGAGCCGCGCCGCCTTCTACCGCATGCGCGCACGAGGCAAGGCACCGAAGCTCCACAAGCTCCCCAACGGACAGCTCCGCGTGCGTCGGGCGGACCTTGATGCCTGGTGGGACCGCTGCGAAGAAGCCGCCTGA
- a CDS encoding S1C family serine protease encodes MSTENEVGPAPAASESPAPSVTDAAEPQTAQLPAVPPTPPIAPPAPPVAPAVPSSAPVPAAVATAEPPTPPAYGPPAAPAAPAAPAAFGAEAPPAQPVYGAPAPLPASPGGPEGPVWGAPVPGAPAPAPKKSGNGGLVAAVLVAALLAGGVGGGVGYWAADRNSDNASSSTTVTTSGSSKDLSRASTSVAAIAKKALPSVVTIEATGSSESGTGTGFVFDKQGHILTNNHVVAPAADGGKLTATFSDGKKYTAEVVGRASGYDVAVIKLKGISADKLTPLALGDSDATAVGDATIAIGAPFGLSGTVTTGIVSAMHRPVASSDGTGSSASYMSAIQTDASINPGNSGGPLLNGQGAVIGIDSAIQSTGSSDSTTQSGSIGLGFAIPINQAKRVAQDLIKTGQPVYPVIGVSVDSSYTGEGAKISTGTDAITSGGPAAAAGLQAGDIITKFDDAVIDSSPTLIAEIWQHEPGEKVTLTYTRSGQSHTVSLTLGERKGDSTS; translated from the coding sequence GTGAGCACCGAGAACGAGGTCGGCCCGGCTCCGGCTGCGAGTGAGTCGCCCGCGCCTTCCGTTACGGATGCGGCGGAGCCGCAGACGGCCCAGCTGCCCGCCGTACCGCCGACTCCTCCCATCGCGCCCCCGGCGCCCCCGGTGGCCCCCGCGGTTCCGTCGTCGGCCCCGGTGCCGGCCGCTGTCGCCACGGCCGAGCCGCCCACCCCGCCCGCGTACGGCCCCCCGGCCGCTCCCGCTGCACCTGCCGCCCCTGCCGCCTTCGGCGCCGAGGCCCCGCCCGCCCAGCCCGTGTACGGCGCTCCCGCCCCGCTGCCGGCCTCCCCCGGCGGACCGGAAGGGCCCGTCTGGGGCGCCCCGGTCCCGGGCGCGCCGGCCCCCGCGCCGAAGAAGTCCGGCAACGGCGGGCTCGTCGCCGCTGTCCTGGTCGCGGCGCTCCTCGCGGGCGGCGTAGGCGGCGGCGTCGGCTACTGGGCCGCCGACCGCAACAGCGACAACGCGTCCAGCTCCACCACCGTCACCACCTCCGGCAGCTCCAAGGACCTCAGCCGCGCCTCCACCTCGGTCGCGGCCATCGCCAAGAAGGCCCTCCCCAGCGTCGTGACCATCGAGGCCACCGGCAGCTCCGAGAGCGGCACCGGCACCGGCTTCGTCTTCGACAAGCAGGGCCACATCCTCACCAACAACCACGTCGTCGCCCCCGCCGCCGACGGCGGCAAGCTCACCGCGACCTTCTCCGACGGCAAGAAGTACACCGCCGAGGTCGTCGGCCGCGCCTCCGGCTACGACGTCGCCGTCATCAAGCTCAAGGGCATCAGCGCCGACAAGCTCACCCCCCTCGCCCTCGGCGACTCCGACGCCACCGCCGTCGGCGACGCCACCATCGCCATCGGCGCCCCCTTCGGCCTCTCCGGCACCGTCACCACCGGCATCGTCAGCGCCATGCACCGCCCCGTCGCCTCCAGCGACGGCACCGGCTCCAGCGCCTCGTACATGTCCGCCATACAGACCGACGCCTCCATCAACCCGGGCAACTCCGGCGGCCCCCTCCTCAACGGCCAGGGCGCCGTCATCGGCATCGACTCCGCCATCCAGTCCACCGGCAGCTCGGACAGCACCACCCAGTCCGGCAGCATCGGCCTCGGCTTCGCCATCCCCATCAACCAGGCCAAGCGCGTGGCCCAGGACCTCATCAAGACCGGCCAGCCGGTCTACCCGGTCATCGGCGTCTCCGTCGACTCCTCCTACACCGGCGAGGGCGCCAAGATCTCCACCGGCACCGACGCCATCACCTCCGGCGGCCCCGCCGCCGCCGCGGGTCTCCAGGCCGGCGACATCATCACCAAGTTCGACGACGCCGTCATCGACTCCTCCCCCACCCTCATCGCCGAGATCTGGCAGCACGAGCCCGGCGAAAAGGTCACCCTCACCTACACCCGCTCCGGCCAGTCCCACACCGTCTCCCTCACCCTCGGCGAGCGCAAGGGCGACAGCACCAGCTGA
- a CDS encoding tyrosine-type recombinase/integrase, translated as MHSYDVRVWNIRRRASKSAPFQLRWTVGGKVHQAPFLTKTLADARRAQLVTAARSGEAFDTETGLPVSELRQLNRTSWYAHARDHAAMKWPTAAAKHRASIAESLTIATMALCPDGKGRPDGELLRRALYQWAFNAGRHKEDPPDAEAQALAWAEKHAPAVVDLDSAKKMRTVLDELARKKDGKAAAPNTIRRRRAVLSNCLRLAVEKELLPSNPLSRVHWEIPKAVEELDERSVATPAQASALLKAVRGQGRRGAHLSAFFGCMYYAAMRPEEVSVLSVEQCTLPETGWGRVDLSGARPQVGSGWTDDGKPYEERGLKHRARRTVRRVPIPPALVLLLREHIEQFGTGDDGRLFRAVRGGPVRSQEYGAVWKEARRTALTPAQVASPLAFIPYDLRHACVSFWLRSGVSLAETARRAGQSIAVLQRYYAKVLDGEEDRMNDLIDKGFADQEDDPQTP; from the coding sequence ATGCACAGCTACGACGTGCGCGTGTGGAACATCCGTCGCCGCGCGAGCAAGAGCGCCCCTTTCCAACTCCGTTGGACTGTCGGCGGCAAGGTTCACCAAGCGCCTTTCCTGACCAAGACCCTCGCCGACGCACGCCGAGCACAATTGGTGACGGCGGCCCGAAGCGGCGAGGCGTTCGACACGGAGACAGGGCTACCCGTCTCCGAGCTTCGCCAGCTCAACCGAACGTCCTGGTACGCCCACGCACGGGACCACGCGGCCATGAAGTGGCCTACGGCCGCCGCGAAGCACCGCGCGAGCATCGCGGAGAGCTTGACCATCGCGACCATGGCGCTCTGCCCGGACGGCAAGGGCCGACCGGATGGGGAACTGCTGCGACGCGCTCTCTACCAGTGGGCATTCAACGCCGGCAGGCACAAGGAGGACCCGCCGGACGCCGAAGCTCAGGCACTGGCGTGGGCCGAAAAGCACGCGCCGGCGGTCGTGGATCTGGACAGCGCGAAGAAGATGCGCACGGTCCTTGATGAGCTGGCGCGGAAGAAGGATGGAAAGGCTGCTGCCCCGAACACGATCAGGCGGCGCCGGGCGGTACTGAGCAACTGCCTGCGCCTGGCTGTGGAAAAGGAGTTGTTGCCGAGCAACCCGCTCAGTCGCGTCCACTGGGAGATCCCCAAGGCCGTGGAAGAGCTGGACGAACGCAGCGTGGCCACGCCCGCCCAAGCAAGCGCGCTGCTCAAGGCCGTGCGCGGCCAGGGGCGGCGCGGCGCGCACCTGTCAGCGTTCTTCGGGTGCATGTACTACGCGGCCATGCGGCCGGAGGAAGTCTCCGTGCTCAGTGTCGAGCAGTGCACGCTTCCCGAGACCGGATGGGGCCGTGTGGACCTCTCCGGGGCCCGCCCACAGGTCGGTTCAGGATGGACCGACGACGGGAAGCCGTACGAGGAACGGGGGCTGAAGCACCGCGCCCGCCGGACCGTGCGCCGGGTACCGATCCCGCCCGCCCTGGTACTGCTGCTGCGCGAGCACATCGAGCAGTTCGGCACCGGCGACGACGGCCGTCTGTTCCGCGCCGTCCGGGGCGGGCCCGTCCGATCGCAGGAGTACGGCGCGGTGTGGAAGGAAGCACGCCGAACCGCGCTCACACCGGCTCAGGTCGCCTCACCGCTCGCGTTCATTCCGTACGACCTCCGGCACGCCTGTGTGTCCTTCTGGCTGCGCTCAGGGGTGAGCCTCGCCGAGACCGCCCGCCGGGCCGGCCAGAGCATCGCGGTACTCCAGCGCTACTACGCGAAGGTGCTGGACGGCGAGGAAGACCGGATGAACGACCTGATCGACAAGGGCTTTGCCGACCAGGAGGACGACCCGCAGACGCCCTGA
- a CDS encoding PP2C family protein-serine/threonine phosphatase, giving the protein MTAAHLPKVAGIDPLIPTSAHTPAPVAPTPEQQTHHGDFRPVDQLAAVQDRLACWISDLTMLHELTERLTQTNNLDDALRELLRAGGTLLGARRGLVVLEPADGLGPDSSVGLGLGRADLGTIETVPVPPAGALAQAGEGTAQGAPEPAGEVIHADLLHESGLDPRHREVAAHLGFGASYSLPLTAGAGEPLGSAVWFYDEPAQPVERQRHLASLYCRHATAHLARLVELTRARTTVATLRDELLPARLPRVPGVRLAVRHRTGPRGGGDWYDALPLPEGALGLAVGGVTGSGPSAVAAMGRLRASLRAYAVMEGEDPVAVLSDLELLLRLTEPARSATALFGYAEPELRKILLAGAGHCPPLVVGARRVEFLETSLSAPLGMLSCWEAPSAEFEARAGETLLLYTDGLLHRTGEPMDRALARLHAAANAAPRPALDDPAVLVDHILRTVLPDGLDEADSPEDVVLLAARFE; this is encoded by the coding sequence ATGACGGCCGCACACCTGCCAAAAGTGGCCGGAATCGACCCACTGATTCCGACATCGGCGCACACTCCCGCTCCCGTCGCGCCCACACCCGAACAGCAAACCCACCATGGTGACTTCCGGCCCGTCGACCAACTGGCCGCCGTCCAGGACCGGTTGGCCTGCTGGATTTCCGACCTCACGATGCTCCACGAGCTCACCGAACGGCTCACGCAAACCAACAATCTCGACGACGCTCTGCGTGAACTCCTGCGCGCCGGCGGCACCCTGCTCGGCGCCCGCCGGGGACTGGTGGTGCTGGAACCGGCCGACGGGCTCGGCCCGGACAGCTCCGTCGGGCTCGGCCTGGGGCGGGCCGACCTGGGCACGATCGAGACGGTTCCGGTCCCGCCCGCGGGGGCACTCGCGCAAGCCGGCGAAGGGACCGCGCAAGGGGCGCCGGAACCGGCCGGCGAGGTCATCCACGCCGACCTGCTGCACGAGTCCGGACTCGACCCCCGTCACCGCGAAGTAGCCGCCCACCTGGGCTTCGGCGCCAGCTACTCGCTCCCGCTGACCGCCGGAGCCGGCGAACCGCTGGGCTCCGCCGTCTGGTTCTACGACGAGCCCGCCCAGCCCGTCGAGCGCCAGCGCCACCTCGCGAGCCTGTACTGCCGGCACGCCACCGCGCACCTCGCCCGCCTGGTCGAGCTGACCCGGGCCCGTACCACCGTGGCCACGCTCCGTGACGAGCTGCTGCCCGCCCGGCTCCCCCGGGTGCCCGGGGTGCGCCTCGCGGTGCGGCACCGCACCGGGCCGCGCGGCGGCGGCGACTGGTACGACGCCCTGCCGCTGCCCGAGGGCGCGCTGGGACTGGCGGTCGGCGGCGTCACCGGCTCCGGGCCCAGCGCGGTCGCGGCGATGGGACGGCTGCGGGCATCCCTGCGGGCGTACGCCGTGATGGAGGGCGAGGACCCGGTCGCGGTCCTGTCCGACCTGGAGCTGCTGCTGCGGCTCACCGAGCCGGCCCGGTCCGCCACCGCGCTGTTCGGGTATGCCGAGCCCGAGCTGCGCAAGATCCTGCTGGCCGGCGCCGGGCACTGCCCGCCGCTCGTCGTGGGCGCCAGGCGGGTGGAATTCCTGGAGACCTCGCTGTCCGCGCCACTGGGCATGCTCTCCTGCTGGGAGGCACCCAGTGCCGAATTCGAGGCCCGCGCCGGCGAGACCCTGCTCCTCTACACCGACGGCCTCCTGCACCGCACCGGCGAGCCCATGGACCGCGCCCTCGCCCGCCTGCACGCCGCCGCCAACGCCGCGCCCCGCCCCGCCCTGGACGACCCGGCCGTGCTGGTCGACCACATCCTGCGCACCGTACTGCCGGACGGGCTGGACGAGGCGGACAGCCCGGAGGACGTCGTCCTGCTGGCAGCGCGCTTCGAATAG
- a CDS encoding ATP-binding protein encodes MALVVAQEVPTSSTMALPHGPTGVAEARRKLRKELCSHGVPDTVIDDAVLILSELLSNSCRHARALGADFEDDGMSPGSGIRASWRLGTDSLLTVEVTDGGGPTRPMPASPSLTARGGRGLGIVRSLSMAWGVRDAPGEVTVWAMLAVRGRHARRDDLAPRIDVPIDFADPFEDLG; translated from the coding sequence GTGGCTCTGGTGGTGGCCCAGGAGGTGCCGACGTCCTCGACCATGGCCCTGCCCCATGGTCCGACGGGCGTCGCTGAAGCGCGGCGGAAGCTGCGCAAGGAACTCTGTTCGCACGGGGTTCCGGACACGGTGATCGACGACGCGGTGCTGATCCTGTCCGAGCTGCTCAGCAACTCGTGCAGGCACGCGCGCGCGCTCGGCGCGGACTTCGAGGACGACGGGATGTCGCCCGGCAGCGGTATCCGCGCGTCCTGGCGGCTCGGTACGGACAGTCTGCTCACGGTCGAGGTCACGGACGGCGGCGGGCCCACCCGGCCGATGCCGGCCAGTCCGTCGCTGACCGCTCGCGGCGGGCGTGGGCTCGGCATCGTACGCAGCCTGTCGATGGCCTGGGGCGTGCGGGACGCGCCCGGCGAGGTGACGGTGTGGGCGATGCTCGCGGTGCGCGGCAGACACGCGCGGCGGGACGATCTCGCGCCGCGGATCGACGTGCCGATCGACTTCGCGGATCCCTTCGAGGACCTCGGGTAG
- a CDS encoding ATP-binding protein — MSIWWSLHLRREAASVPLARRLLLGTMETAGVDPDISYDLSVALSEACANAVEHAAEGEYSVTARIDGDRCRIEVADSGPGFTHGAYGAAHAIPPYGGARRVRPLSKKDHTAEHGRGLFLIEALVDHVHFHNRPGHGAVVSFDKILKWRDDSLLKAS, encoded by the coding sequence ATGAGCATCTGGTGGTCCCTCCATTTGCGGCGCGAGGCTGCGAGCGTGCCGCTCGCCCGAAGGCTTCTCCTTGGGACAATGGAGACAGCCGGGGTCGATCCGGACATCTCCTATGACCTCTCCGTCGCTCTTTCCGAAGCATGCGCCAACGCCGTCGAACACGCCGCCGAAGGCGAGTACAGCGTCACCGCCCGCATCGACGGTGACCGCTGCCGCATCGAGGTCGCCGACTCCGGCCCCGGCTTCACCCACGGCGCGTACGGCGCAGCCCACGCCATCCCCCCGTACGGCGGCGCGCGACGCGTGCGTCCGCTCTCCAAGAAGGACCACACCGCCGAACACGGCCGTGGCCTCTTCCTCATCGAGGCGCTCGTCGACCACGTCCACTTCCACAACCGGCCGGGCCACGGTGCGGTCGTCAGCTTCGACAAGATCCTGAAGTGGCGGGACGACTCCCTGCTCAAGGCGTCGTGA
- a CDS encoding glycerophosphodiester phosphodiesterase, with protein sequence MTYDSGTPIQVVAHRGASEDVPEHTLAAYRKAIEDGADALECDVRLTADGTLVCVHDRRVNRTSNGRGAVSAMELADLATLDFGSWKGQHADAEEPDLFDTDPEELSRVLTLERLLQLVADTDRRIELAIETKHPTRWAGQVEDRLLETLGRFGLAGPPPGEPSRVRVMSFSSRSLRRVRLATPGVPTVFLMQYVLPRHRDGRLPAGVRIAGPGIRILRANPGYVARLKRAGHQVHVWTVNEPEDVELCVELGVDAIITNRPKQVLAQLGR encoded by the coding sequence GTGACTTATGATTCCGGCACTCCGATCCAGGTCGTCGCCCACCGTGGAGCCTCGGAGGATGTCCCGGAACATACGCTCGCGGCCTACCGCAAGGCCATCGAGGACGGCGCCGACGCGCTCGAATGCGATGTGCGTCTCACCGCCGACGGCACGCTCGTGTGTGTGCACGACCGGCGCGTGAACCGTACGTCCAACGGCCGGGGCGCCGTGTCCGCGATGGAGCTGGCCGATCTCGCCACGCTCGACTTCGGCTCCTGGAAGGGCCAGCACGCGGACGCCGAGGAGCCCGACCTGTTCGACACGGACCCGGAGGAGCTCAGCCGCGTACTGACCCTGGAACGGCTGCTGCAGCTCGTCGCGGACACCGACCGCCGCATCGAGCTGGCGATCGAGACCAAGCACCCCACGCGCTGGGCGGGCCAGGTCGAGGACCGGCTGCTGGAGACCCTCGGCCGCTTCGGGCTGGCCGGGCCGCCGCCGGGCGAGCCCTCACGCGTACGGGTGATGAGCTTCTCCTCACGCTCGCTGCGCAGGGTGCGCCTGGCCACGCCCGGCGTGCCGACCGTCTTCCTCATGCAGTACGTGCTGCCCAGGCACCGCGACGGCCGGCTGCCGGCCGGGGTGAGGATCGCCGGGCCCGGCATCCGGATCCTGCGGGCCAACCCCGGCTACGTGGCGCGGCTGAAGCGGGCCGGGCACCAGGTGCACGTGTGGACGGTGAACGAACCGGAGGACGTCGAGCTGTGCGTGGAGCTCGGGGTGGACGCGATCATCACCAATCGGCCGAAGCAGGTACTCGCACAACTGGGCCGGTGA
- a CDS encoding bifunctional DNA primase/polymerase has protein sequence MREILGKRRKGGTELLRAALTCAEQWQWPVVPGAGYDPDGGRRNPAERDCACLRPDCPVPGVHPHDPGLLAATHDPRMVRWWWSSRPDMPLVLATGGPVSAVSLPLAAGTRALEVFDKLGVRVGPVVATPTRIALLVAPYALEELGELLDRQEWVPTSLRYHGQGGYVVLPPSPVGAGKARWVRAPMVDAGARAPWLPGVAVVINTLVQAGTTEPDGTRLTY, from the coding sequence ATGCGCGAGATCCTCGGAAAGCGGCGCAAGGGCGGCACGGAGTTGCTGCGGGCTGCCCTCACATGCGCCGAGCAGTGGCAATGGCCGGTTGTGCCCGGTGCCGGGTACGACCCCGATGGCGGCCGGCGCAATCCGGCGGAGCGCGACTGCGCCTGTCTGCGCCCCGACTGTCCGGTGCCGGGGGTGCATCCGCACGATCCCGGCCTGCTCGCGGCGACCCACGATCCACGCATGGTGCGCTGGTGGTGGAGTTCGCGCCCCGATATGCCCCTGGTGCTTGCCACCGGCGGCCCGGTCTCGGCCGTGAGCCTGCCATTGGCCGCCGGTACCAGGGCCCTTGAGGTCTTCGACAAGCTCGGGGTCCGGGTCGGCCCCGTGGTGGCCACCCCCACCCGCATCGCGCTGCTGGTGGCCCCGTACGCGCTGGAGGAGCTCGGCGAACTCCTCGACCGGCAGGAGTGGGTGCCGACCTCGCTGCGCTATCACGGCCAGGGCGGATACGTCGTGCTGCCGCCCTCGCCCGTCGGGGCCGGGAAGGCCCGCTGGGTCCGGGCGCCGATGGTGGACGCGGGAGCGCGGGCGCCGTGGCTGCCCGGCGTCGCGGTCGTCATCAACACCCTGGTGCAGGCGGGCACGACGGAACCGGACGGCACCCGGCTCACGTACTGA